In Candidatus Latescibacter sp., a genomic segment contains:
- a CDS encoding monovalent cation/H+ antiporter subunit D family protein codes for AVAVLTTALLVVLALGRIGAGYATYAVGGWPPPFGINLVGDGLSGFFLLIIAVVGFLVTVYSTAYMKRYTAEVKYYSLLMLMIAGMNGVVATGDLFNMYVFLEISAISSYALVAFGIRNEELEASFKYLVLGSVGSSFILVGIAFLYSITGTLNLAHLGRILEGNVSPGMVHFIAALFFAGFGIKAALIPFHAWLPDAHPSAPAPISAMLSGLLIKALGVYCLLRLLFNVFGFEYSYSMVFLTLGVLSMVGGALLAIGQNDFKRMLAYSSISQMGYIIFAIGLGSPLGIIGGLFHLLNHAVFKSLLFLCSGAVEYATGTRNLNELGGLWRKMPMTSATCSIASLSISGIPPFGGFFSKLIIIIAAVQAYDSLGPAAYVLAAVAVLVSFLTIIYFVKIQKMALFGPLPDRLAGVREVPAPMWGVLAVLAVFCIAFGLACPWFISVLVDPAREVMLDKGAYILNVLGSL; via the coding sequence GCGCAGTGGCTGTGCTGACGACAGCACTTTTGGTTGTGCTCGCTCTTGGGAGAATCGGCGCAGGTTATGCGACATACGCCGTGGGAGGATGGCCCCCTCCTTTCGGCATCAACCTGGTGGGCGACGGCCTGAGCGGGTTCTTTCTCCTCATCATCGCTGTGGTGGGTTTTCTTGTCACCGTGTATTCAACAGCCTATATGAAGCGGTATACCGCAGAAGTGAAATATTACAGCCTGCTCATGCTGATGATTGCGGGCATGAACGGCGTGGTTGCGACAGGCGACCTTTTCAACATGTACGTGTTTCTGGAGATTTCGGCCATATCGTCGTATGCCCTCGTCGCCTTCGGCATCAGGAATGAGGAGCTCGAGGCCTCTTTCAAGTATCTCGTCCTCGGCAGCGTAGGGTCCAGCTTTATTCTCGTTGGCATCGCGTTTCTTTACAGCATTACCGGCACGCTCAATCTGGCGCATCTGGGGAGGATACTGGAGGGTAATGTTTCTCCGGGAATGGTGCACTTTATCGCCGCTCTCTTCTTCGCGGGGTTCGGGATAAAAGCGGCGCTGATTCCGTTCCATGCATGGCTGCCCGACGCTCACCCGTCGGCGCCCGCTCCCATTTCAGCCATGCTGTCGGGACTCCTCATAAAGGCGCTCGGAGTGTACTGCCTGCTGCGGCTGTTGTTCAATGTGTTCGGGTTTGAGTATTCTTACTCGATGGTATTTTTGACACTCGGCGTCCTCTCCATGGTCGGGGGAGCGCTGCTCGCGATAGGGCAGAATGACTTCAAGCGCATGCTGGCATATTCCAGCATCAGCCAGATGGGATACATCATTTTCGCCATAGGTCTCGGCTCCCCTCTGGGAATTATCGGGGGGCTTTTCCACCTGCTCAACCATGCCGTGTTCAAGTCTCTGCTCTTTCTGTGTTCCGGCGCCGTTGAATACGCTACCGGGACGAGAAACCTGAACGAGCTTGGCGGGCTCTGGCGAAAAATGCCCATGACAAGTGCGACATGTTCAATTGCATCGCTTTCGATCTCTGGCATCCCTCCTTTCGGGGGATTCTTCAGCAAGCTCATCATTATCATCGCCGCCGTTCAGGCTTATGACAGCCTTGGGCCGGCGGCTTACGTTCTTGCGGCGGTCGCGGTGCTAGTGAGTTTTCTCACGATAATATATTTTGTCAAAATCCAAAAGATGGCGCTTTTCGGCCCGCTGCCAGACAGGCTCGCCGGGGTGCGTGAAGTCCCGGCGCCCATGTGGGGGGTTCTGGCGGTCCTTGCGGTGTTCTGCATCGCGTTTGGTCTTGCCTGCCCGTGGTTCATTTCCGTGCTCGTTGATCCGGCGCGCGAGGTTATGCTCGACAAAGGCGCTTACATCCTGAATGTTCTGGGGTCATTATGA
- a CDS encoding Na+/H+ antiporter subunit E has product MMNRLLYFVLMLAAWFLLTCSFDSQNIVAGVVTSVLVVVFTGYLFFDTIHKIFNPRRIFWFLYYIPFFIWQIIKANLDVAYRVLHMDLPIRPGIVKVTTTLKSDLGLTFLANSITLTPGTLTVDIIGSDLYIHWIYIHTDDPERQTEMIVSHFEKILKKVFE; this is encoded by the coding sequence ATGATGAATCGGTTACTCTATTTCGTCCTGATGCTTGCCGCATGGTTTCTTTTGACCTGTTCCTTCGACAGTCAGAACATAGTCGCAGGGGTTGTGACAAGTGTACTCGTGGTTGTTTTTACGGGGTACCTGTTTTTCGATACTATCCACAAGATATTCAATCCCAGGCGAATCTTCTGGTTTTTGTACTACATTCCGTTCTTCATCTGGCAAATCATCAAGGCCAACCTGGATGTGGCATACCGGGTGCTCCACATGGATCTGCCCATACGGCCCGGAATAGTGAAGGTGACTACCACTCTGAAAAGCGACCTGGGGCTTACGTTCCTGGCCAACTCCATCACGCTGACACCCGGCACTCTTACTGTGGACATCATCGGGAGCGACCTGTACATCCATTGGATTTACATCCATACCGACGACCCCGAGCGCCAGACCGAGATGATTGTGAGCCACTTTGAAAAAATTCTGAAGAAGGTGTTCGAATGA
- a CDS encoding cation:proton antiporter, with product MMHYAETFWPMFFMLVLMFSGFLCLYRIGKGPSAPDKMMAIDILGTLMVGFCAILTWTTGKDFYMNIGITWALLSFIGTIALAKYLEGRHFDD from the coding sequence ATGATGCATTACGCTGAAACTTTTTGGCCGATGTTCTTTATGCTTGTGCTGATGTTCTCAGGGTTTCTCTGTCTCTACCGGATCGGCAAGGGGCCTTCGGCGCCGGACAAGATGATGGCTATCGATATTCTCGGCACACTCATGGTTGGATTCTGCGCGATTCTGACATGGACGACGGGCAAGGATTTCTATATGAACATCGGCATCACCTGGGCGCTTTTGAGCTTCATCGGCACTATCGCCCTGGCGAAGTACCTGGAAGGAAGGCACTTCGATGACTGA
- the mnhG gene encoding monovalent cation/H(+) antiporter subunit G, which produces MTETIGFVVMAVGVVFDLFGCIGLVRLPDIYNRLQAATKCVTLGTCMILIGLPLMMGMHAAGIRALVCAVFIMLTSPVAAHALSRAAYKAGVKLWEKSVADAYAKVAEKNNSME; this is translated from the coding sequence ATGACTGAAACGATCGGGTTCGTTGTGATGGCCGTCGGCGTTGTGTTCGACCTGTTCGGCTGTATCGGGCTGGTGCGGCTTCCCGATATTTATAACCGTCTCCAGGCGGCGACCAAATGCGTGACTCTCGGGACATGCATGATCCTTATCGGGCTGCCCCTCATGATGGGAATGCACGCGGCGGGAATCAGGGCGCTGGTCTGCGCGGTGTTCATCATGCTCACCTCACCTGTGGCGGCGCATGCCCTTTCACGGGCGGCGTACAAGGCGGGCGTCAAGCTCTGGGAAAAGAGCGTTGCGGACGCTTACGCAAAGGTGGCGGAGAAAAATAACTCCATGGAGTGA
- a CDS encoding 4Fe-4S binding protein → MRKPKVRELIEAIKVLFVEGPYTSKFPKEMTVPPDTFRGKPEFDPDICIGCGACSEVCPSRAIEVVDNLETGKRTLKLRYDICNFCGQCHLYCTTRDGVDYTTEYDLASLDRSTMVVTVEKELAICELCGGAAGTKDHLAWIANRLSSRGYSNPTLILAGMGNLSQAEPVKARPEHRKVDRDDLFRILCPDCRRKVFMTEEW, encoded by the coding sequence ATGCGGAAACCGAAAGTACGTGAGCTTATAGAGGCGATCAAAGTTCTCTTTGTGGAAGGCCCATACACATCGAAATTCCCGAAAGAGATGACTGTGCCTCCCGATACCTTTCGCGGAAAGCCGGAGTTCGATCCGGATATCTGCATCGGGTGCGGCGCATGCAGCGAGGTTTGCCCTTCACGCGCCATTGAAGTGGTAGACAACCTGGAGACCGGCAAACGGACGCTCAAGCTCAGATACGATATATGTAATTTCTGCGGGCAGTGCCACCTGTATTGCACCACACGGGATGGCGTCGATTACACCACAGAGTACGATCTCGCCTCGCTCGACCGCAGCACCATGGTAGTTACCGTGGAGAAAGAGCTTGCCATCTGCGAACTGTGCGGTGGCGCAGCAGGGACAAAAGATCACCTTGCCTGGATCGCCAACCGTCTGAGCAGCCGTGGATACTCAAACCCGACGCTCATTTTAGCCGGCATGGGTAATCTCTCCCAGGCGGAACCAGTTAAAGCCCGCCCTGAACATCGCAAAGTCGATCGCGACGATCTTTTCCGCATCCTCTGCCCCGATTGCCGCCGGAAGGTTTTCATGACCGAAGAGTGGTGA
- a CDS encoding hydrogenase 3 maturation endopeptidase HyCI translates to MGARSVIVSVGNESRGDDSAGILFGALVRDDIRWSVIEGGDAPENMTSLIRACAPEAVLIADAMDFGGAPGEVMLAQGGELAGSGISTHGPLILFTDYIERSTGARVYVLGFQPERTGFGESMSSVVKGSVARMAEMLMKSRGIEDFFHEVQHILQEAGKL, encoded by the coding sequence GTGGGCGCGAGGTCTGTCATTGTGAGCGTTGGAAACGAGTCCCGGGGGGACGACAGCGCGGGCATTCTCTTCGGAGCGCTGGTCAGGGACGATATACGCTGGAGTGTGATAGAAGGCGGCGACGCCCCGGAAAACATGACATCTCTCATCAGGGCATGCGCACCGGAGGCGGTGCTCATTGCCGACGCCATGGATTTCGGCGGAGCGCCGGGCGAGGTCATGCTGGCGCAGGGCGGTGAACTCGCCGGGAGCGGGATTTCGACCCACGGGCCGCTGATACTTTTCACGGATTATATAGAACGATCGACAGGAGCGCGGGTATATGTCCTCGGGTTTCAGCCGGAACGGACAGGGTTCGGAGAATCAATGTCTTCAGTGGTGAAAGGGAGTGTTGCGAGGATGGCGGAAATGTTGATGAAATCCCGGGGGATCGAGGATTTCTTCCATGAAGTACAACATATTTTACAAGAAGCGGGCAAGCTATGA
- a CDS encoding response regulator: MNTKKQIMVVEDEKDFAESIIMILESAGYEVIWADDGDQCFALLEFEKPDLIIMDVMMRTITEGFNVLYDLKSHREYRSIPVVIVSAIDKHTGFPIDKNFIKAEEYLSKPLPPEVLLNTVKRLISA, translated from the coding sequence ATGAATACAAAGAAACAAATCATGGTAGTCGAAGACGAGAAGGATTTTGCCGAATCAATCATCATGATTCTCGAATCTGCCGGTTATGAAGTGATATGGGCTGACGACGGCGACCAGTGTTTTGCGCTCCTTGAATTTGAAAAACCCGACCTGATCATCATGGACGTCATGATGAGGACAATTACCGAAGGATTTAACGTATTGTATGACCTGAAATCACACCGAGAGTATCGGTCTATTCCCGTTGTGATCGTATCCGCTATCGATAAACATACAGGATTCCCGATCGATAAGAACTTCATCAAGGCGGAAGAGTATCTGAGCAAACCCCTCCCTCCGGAGGTGCTTCTGAACACGGTAAAACGGTTAATCTCCGCGTGA
- a CDS encoding hydrogenase maturation nickel metallochaperone HypA: protein MHELSIACDLVHQVCNALKQYPGSKIETITVAVGVYSGVDPGALRTAFPFAAEGTSVRDAGLVITAVEPSFTCHSCGVSYREAGGTACPGCGSMDFEITAGRELEITAVELQTY from the coding sequence ATGCATGAGCTTTCCATCGCATGCGATCTGGTGCATCAGGTCTGTAATGCTCTTAAACAGTATCCCGGCTCGAAGATCGAGACCATCACGGTTGCCGTGGGAGTCTATTCCGGGGTCGATCCGGGGGCGCTCAGGACTGCTTTCCCCTTTGCCGCCGAGGGAACATCTGTCCGTGATGCAGGACTTGTAATTACGGCAGTTGAGCCTTCATTCACCTGCCATAGCTGCGGCGTCTCGTATAGGGAGGCGGGCGGGACGGCCTGCCCGGGGTGCGGATCGATGGACTTTGAGATCACTGCGGGACGTGAGCTGGAAATTACCGCAGTTGAACTTCAGACCTATTAA
- the hypB gene encoding hydrogenase nickel incorporation protein HypB: protein MRTSMTRVALKSKVLEHNDMIAGRLRARFHRDGIFCLNLIGSPGSGKTTLLEAILPQLAERFRCGVIEGDVATNNDMRRIAALGISAVQIETRGSCHLTAEMVEKAFGDLDGGLELLVIENVGNLICTVAYDLGEDCRLVVLSTAEGEDKPLKYPAAFVSAHVLVITKIDLEPYVDARAATMVSNALRSNPRLRVFTTSAKTGEGIGPLIEFISEKLSHGKEA from the coding sequence ATGAGGACATCCATGACACGGGTTGCCTTAAAAAGCAAGGTGCTTGAACATAACGATATGATCGCCGGGAGGCTCCGGGCGCGGTTTCATAGAGACGGCATTTTCTGCCTGAACCTCATCGGGTCGCCCGGAAGCGGTAAAACAACCCTGCTTGAGGCTATTCTCCCGCAGCTCGCAGAACGTTTCAGGTGCGGGGTCATCGAGGGAGACGTCGCGACTAACAATGACATGCGCCGCATCGCCGCGCTCGGCATTTCTGCGGTGCAGATCGAAACCCGGGGAAGCTGCCATCTCACCGCCGAAATGGTGGAAAAGGCCTTCGGTGATCTTGACGGCGGATTGGAGCTGCTGGTCATAGAGAACGTAGGCAATCTTATCTGTACAGTGGCCTACGACTTGGGGGAAGACTGCCGGCTGGTGGTTTTAAGCACAGCCGAAGGGGAGGATAAACCTCTCAAATATCCCGCTGCATTTGTGTCCGCCCATGTATTGGTGATTACCAAGATCGATCTCGAACCCTATGTGGACGCAAGGGCGGCAACCATGGTTAGCAACGCCCTGAGGAGTAATCCTCGGCTCCGGGTTTTTACGACATCGGCGAAAACCGGCGAAGGCATCGGGCCGCTCATTGAATTTATCTCCGAAAAGCTCTCGCATGGAAAAGAGGCCTGA
- the hypF gene encoding carbamoyltransferase HypF has product MESGTPGTKRLERIAVSGLVQGVGFRPFVHRLANRHRLGGFACNTPEGVLMELEGAPANLDSFIDDLLSETPPLAQICALERLFLYESGEQHYQGFEIRKSIGRGRRLTLIPPDICVCDDCLDELFQPENRRFLYPFINCTNCGPRFTIIRSMPYDRPATTMANFTMCPECRSEYVDPSDRRFHAQPNACPRCGPRLTLVDRDNRLIPGDPVFQAVALLKQGKILAVKGLGGFHLAVDSADDRAVQRLRLRKHREEKPFALMTGSLYSVRQLVRLTASEERLLTSRERPIILAEKYPGAPAVEAVAPGNERLGVMLPYTPLHYLLFFHPEAGGNYSRGDSIFPALVMTSANLCDEPICKDNNEARERLRDIADAFLMHDREINVRCDDSVVHCMGGEPMFIRRSRGYAPVPIIVQGNSPPILALGGELKNTLCLLDGRRAFMSQHIGDLERSHTLAFFHDAVNHFTKALDIAPQVYACDLHPDYFSTKYLERLRGSRAPADIISVGVQHHHAHIASVLAEHGFDGPVIGLAMDGAGYGPDGTVWGGEILICTPDVFVRAGHIDCVPLPGGSAAVRQPWRMAFSHLHAAYGDRWDRLDLPCLTRVPRSDLEVLLQACSAGLNSPLTSSLGRLFDAAASILDLCHETTYEGQAALLIETAGAANNYRVDPLPHCIRHDDREHVSFNPVVYGPANSINATPLPPIHGGYILDYRPAFRAMVEGVIRKKPTQELALAFHTTLAASFADIADRLRESTGIDTIACSGGCWQNRLLSGLAREFLEQRGFKVISNRLAPVNDGGLSLGQAYAAAAVVGSTGERKIECALQFP; this is encoded by the coding sequence ATGGAATCAGGTACGCCAGGTACGAAACGGCTGGAGCGGATCGCAGTGTCGGGACTCGTTCAGGGAGTGGGATTCCGTCCTTTTGTCCACCGTCTTGCTAATCGTCACCGGCTCGGCGGGTTCGCCTGCAATACACCCGAGGGTGTATTGATGGAATTGGAAGGAGCGCCGGCGAATCTTGATTCATTTATCGATGACCTTCTCAGCGAGACTCCTCCTTTGGCGCAAATTTGCGCGCTTGAACGATTGTTCCTGTATGAGTCCGGAGAACAGCATTACCAGGGATTCGAGATACGAAAAAGTATCGGCCGGGGGCGGCGGCTCACCCTCATACCGCCGGACATCTGCGTGTGCGACGACTGTCTCGATGAGCTCTTTCAGCCGGAGAACCGGCGTTTCCTTTACCCTTTCATAAACTGCACCAACTGCGGCCCGCGGTTTACCATAATCCGTTCCATGCCCTATGACCGTCCCGCAACGACCATGGCGAATTTCACCATGTGCCCCGAATGCCGGAGCGAGTATGTGGACCCCAGCGACCGAAGATTCCATGCACAGCCCAATGCCTGCCCCAGATGCGGTCCCAGGCTGACGCTCGTGGATCGGGACAATCGCTTAATTCCGGGCGACCCGGTATTTCAAGCTGTCGCTCTCCTGAAGCAGGGGAAGATTCTCGCGGTGAAAGGACTGGGCGGATTTCATCTTGCTGTGGACAGCGCCGATGACCGTGCGGTGCAGCGGCTCCGGCTCCGTAAACACCGCGAGGAAAAGCCATTTGCCCTGATGACCGGGTCGCTCTACTCCGTAAGGCAGCTTGTCAGGCTGACAGCCTCCGAAGAACGCCTTCTTACCAGCCGCGAGCGTCCAATTATTTTGGCGGAGAAATATCCCGGTGCACCCGCGGTCGAAGCAGTGGCGCCGGGGAACGAGCGCTTAGGCGTCATGCTCCCCTACACACCTCTTCACTACCTCCTGTTTTTCCACCCGGAGGCGGGAGGAAACTACAGCCGGGGAGATTCTATCTTTCCGGCGCTCGTGATGACCAGCGCCAACCTATGCGACGAACCTATCTGTAAAGATAACAACGAAGCTCGTGAACGTCTTCGGGACATAGCGGATGCGTTTCTCATGCATGACCGGGAAATCAACGTCCGCTGCGACGATTCGGTAGTCCACTGTATGGGTGGAGAGCCAATGTTTATCAGGCGGTCGCGGGGGTATGCGCCGGTTCCGATTATCGTGCAGGGTAATTCGCCGCCTATCCTTGCTCTCGGCGGAGAGCTCAAGAACACTCTCTGCCTGCTCGATGGCCGGCGGGCTTTCATGAGCCAGCATATCGGGGACCTCGAGCGGTCTCATACTCTGGCATTTTTCCATGATGCCGTGAATCACTTCACGAAGGCGCTCGACATCGCTCCCCAGGTATACGCCTGCGATCTTCACCCGGATTACTTTTCCACGAAATACCTTGAACGTCTGCGAGGCAGCCGGGCGCCGGCGGATATAATCTCGGTCGGCGTTCAGCACCACCATGCCCATATCGCCAGCGTCCTTGCGGAACACGGGTTTGACGGCCCGGTAATCGGTCTGGCCATGGACGGCGCCGGGTACGGCCCTGACGGAACTGTATGGGGCGGTGAAATACTTATCTGTACGCCGGATGTTTTTGTACGTGCGGGACACATCGACTGTGTCCCTCTCCCCGGCGGCTCGGCCGCAGTGCGGCAACCATGGCGGATGGCTTTCTCACACCTGCACGCCGCGTACGGTGACAGATGGGACAGGCTCGACCTGCCATGCCTGACCAGGGTTCCCCGCAGCGACCTGGAAGTTCTTTTACAGGCGTGCAGCGCCGGGCTGAATTCCCCTCTCACCAGTTCTCTCGGGCGTCTTTTCGATGCAGCCGCCAGCATCCTCGATCTCTGCCATGAAACCACATACGAGGGACAGGCTGCTCTTCTAATTGAAACGGCAGGGGCGGCGAACAATTACCGGGTAGATCCGTTACCTCATTGTATTCGTCATGATGACAGGGAACACGTTTCATTCAATCCTGTTGTGTACGGCCCCGCGAACAGTATCAATGCAACCCCGCTGCCGCCTATCCATGGGGGCTATATACTCGACTACCGGCCTGCTTTTCGCGCAATGGTCGAGGGAGTCATCCGGAAAAAACCAACTCAGGAGCTGGCGCTTGCTTTTCACACAACCCTTGCCGCCTCGTTTGCGGATATAGCCGACAGGCTAAGGGAATCTACCGGCATCGACACAATCGCCTGCTCTGGCGGATGCTGGCAGAACAGGCTTTTGAGCGGACTGGCGCGGGAATTTCTCGAACAGCGGGGATTTAAAGTTATCTCCAACCGCCTGGCGCCTGTCAACGACGGCGGTCTCTCGCTGGGGCAGGCCTATGCGGCGGCAGCGGTTGTCGGATCGACCGGAGAAAGGAAAATAGAATGTGCCTTGCAGTTCCCATGA
- a CDS encoding HypC/HybG/HupF family hydrogenase formation chaperone: protein MCLAVPMRVCEILDRGRAVAETDGAAIEVSLELVGEVPLGTYIIVHAGFAIEILDMEEAKKTLAVIDELLASVKEEPRST from the coding sequence ATGTGCCTTGCAGTTCCCATGAGAGTGTGCGAGATACTGGATCGCGGAAGGGCGGTCGCCGAGACGGACGGTGCGGCAATAGAAGTCTCACTTGAACTTGTGGGCGAGGTTCCCCTGGGAACTTACATCATCGTCCACGCAGGGTTCGCCATCGAGATTCTCGACATGGAGGAGGCGAAAAAAACCCTCGCGGTGATAGACGAACTGCTCGCTTCCGTGAAAGAGGAGCCGCGTTCGACATGA
- the hypD gene encoding hydrogenase formation protein HypD translates to MTTPLLKRFREPALIRELGGRLRALSLGKPGTFMEVCGTHTMAIHRTGIPSFLPRGMRLLSGPGCPVCVTPVEYLDTAFALSQTYGVTLATFGDLVRVPGSAGSLASIRSEGCDVRVVYSPSGALDCAIEHPKREVVFLAVGFETTAPAVAATVLRAREQKIKNFSILCAHKLVIPALAVLVNDPYLAVDGFILPGHVSSIIGSEPYRFLAESHRLACVIAGFEPVDILQALLMLEEQRESNNPHIAIQYSRGVRPSGNDRARILMNEVFAPAETVWRGFGAIPASGLIIREKYGDFDAKLRFPVTIPALSEHAACRCGDILRGRFDPPGCPMFGVKCTPLNPVGPCMVSSEGACAAFYRYSRRLRSNGREAAIHA, encoded by the coding sequence ATGACGACACCCCTGCTGAAAAGATTCCGCGAGCCGGCGCTCATCCGTGAACTGGGCGGGCGGCTGCGCGCGCTTTCGCTCGGTAAACCCGGCACGTTCATGGAGGTGTGCGGTACTCACACCATGGCCATCCACCGTACGGGGATTCCGTCGTTTCTGCCTCGGGGCATGCGGCTGCTTTCCGGGCCCGGCTGTCCGGTATGTGTGACGCCGGTGGAGTATCTCGATACCGCTTTTGCCCTCTCGCAAACGTACGGAGTGACGCTTGCCACGTTCGGCGACCTGGTGCGTGTCCCCGGTTCGGCGGGCTCCCTTGCCTCGATCAGAAGCGAAGGCTGCGATGTTCGTGTTGTCTATTCACCATCGGGAGCGCTTGACTGTGCGATCGAACATCCGAAGCGTGAAGTCGTATTCCTTGCCGTTGGATTCGAAACAACGGCGCCCGCAGTAGCAGCCACTGTCCTGCGCGCCCGGGAACAAAAAATTAAGAACTTCAGCATCCTCTGCGCCCATAAGCTGGTCATCCCCGCTCTCGCTGTTCTGGTGAACGATCCGTATCTTGCTGTGGACGGCTTCATTCTGCCGGGGCATGTTTCGAGTATTATAGGCTCAGAACCTTATCGGTTCCTTGCCGAATCCCACCGCCTTGCCTGCGTCATAGCCGGTTTCGAACCGGTTGACATACTTCAGGCGCTCCTTATGCTGGAAGAGCAGCGTGAAAGCAATAATCCCCACATCGCGATCCAGTATTCCCGGGGAGTGCGCCCATCGGGCAATGACCGCGCCAGAATCCTCATGAATGAGGTGTTTGCACCAGCCGAGACAGTCTGGCGCGGGTTCGGCGCCATACCCGCAAGCGGCCTCATTATCCGGGAGAAGTATGGCGATTTCGATGCAAAACTGCGGTTTCCGGTAACAATCCCGGCGCTTTCTGAACACGCAGCCTGCCGGTGCGGGGACATTCTGCGCGGGCGCTTTGATCCTCCCGGTTGTCCGATGTTCGGCGTGAAGTGCACCCCTCTGAACCCTGTCGGGCCCTGCATGGTTTCCAGCGAAGGCGCATGCGCGGCCTTTTACAGGTATTCGCGGCGGCTGCGGTCGAATGGCCGGGAGGCGGCAATCCATGCATGA